In the genome of Leucobacter luti, one region contains:
- the iolD gene encoding 3D-(3,5/4)-trihydroxycyclohexane-1,2-dione acylhydrolase (decyclizing), producing the protein MVLGTSEKTVRLTVGQAIVRYIAAQHSVADGVRERFVPAALGIFGHGNVAGLGQALAEHTATLPFVQGRNEQALGHMATGFAKASRRRRTLAVTASVGPGATNLVTAAALATVNRLPLLLLLGDTYATRRQGPVLQQLDVPGTPDVTANDSFRPVSRFFDRVTRPEQLLTALPQAFRVLANPEETGAAVLALPQDVQSHAYDFPVEFFAERDWVIRRREPAASEVAAVADLIRAAERPLVIAGGGVMYSDAQAELTELGRQTLLPISETFAGKGAVTEDGPWSVFGVGLEGSPSTNRLVERADLIVHVGTRLTDFATASQSIFANPRVRFASINVVEHDAVKQGATAVISDAQLALTALAAALGDYRVPAGWGEDVVAARAAWVPVRDAALDPDVRFPREDFPELPVTDAVLTQGQLIGLLQEHARAGDTIVAAAGGPPGDLQKVWDATGGRAAHLEFGFSCMGYELPAAMGTRLADPDPHHRVTAFIGDGTFIMMPTEIVTAAQEGIPFTVVISENHGYQVIRRLQMWRTGEQFGNEFRYREGEVPAGLANSRAEGLAGDYLRIDLVQIAAGLGAEVRRPMTADEVRGALNETRDIRGPVVIVVPTIPHADLPSSDVWWDVSPAEVYERVDTSEKLAEYGLGLAQQRWHG; encoded by the coding sequence ATGGTTCTGGGAACCTCAGAGAAGACCGTCCGGCTCACCGTCGGGCAGGCAATCGTGCGCTACATTGCGGCGCAGCACTCGGTCGCCGACGGCGTGCGCGAGCGCTTTGTTCCGGCCGCGCTCGGTATCTTCGGCCACGGAAACGTCGCCGGCCTGGGCCAAGCACTCGCCGAGCACACCGCGACGCTGCCGTTTGTGCAGGGCCGCAACGAGCAGGCGCTCGGGCACATGGCTACAGGGTTCGCGAAGGCCTCGCGTCGACGCAGGACGCTCGCCGTCACTGCGTCGGTCGGCCCCGGCGCGACGAACCTCGTCACGGCTGCAGCCCTCGCCACAGTGAACCGGCTCCCGCTGTTGCTGTTGCTCGGAGACACCTACGCGACCCGGCGCCAGGGCCCCGTGCTTCAGCAGCTCGATGTGCCGGGAACTCCCGACGTCACCGCGAACGATTCCTTCCGCCCGGTCTCGCGCTTCTTTGACCGGGTGACCAGGCCTGAGCAGCTGCTCACTGCGCTGCCGCAGGCCTTCCGTGTGCTCGCGAATCCCGAGGAGACTGGCGCCGCCGTGCTGGCCCTCCCGCAAGACGTGCAGTCGCACGCCTATGACTTCCCCGTCGAGTTCTTCGCGGAGCGTGACTGGGTGATCCGCCGCCGAGAGCCCGCTGCCAGCGAGGTCGCCGCGGTGGCAGATCTGATTCGTGCAGCTGAGCGGCCGCTCGTCATTGCTGGCGGCGGCGTGATGTACTCCGACGCGCAGGCAGAGCTGACGGAACTGGGCAGGCAGACGCTGCTCCCGATCAGCGAGACCTTTGCGGGGAAGGGCGCGGTTACGGAGGATGGTCCGTGGAGCGTCTTCGGGGTGGGGCTGGAAGGGTCGCCGAGCACGAACCGGCTCGTCGAGCGTGCTGACCTCATCGTGCACGTGGGCACACGGCTCACCGACTTCGCGACGGCATCGCAGTCGATCTTCGCGAACCCCCGTGTGCGCTTCGCTTCGATCAACGTGGTCGAGCACGACGCGGTGAAACAGGGCGCCACCGCGGTGATCTCCGACGCACAGCTCGCGCTCACAGCACTCGCCGCAGCGCTGGGCGACTACCGAGTGCCAGCGGGCTGGGGCGAGGATGTGGTCGCTGCCCGCGCGGCATGGGTGCCCGTGCGCGACGCCGCGCTGGATCCGGATGTCCGGTTCCCTCGCGAAGATTTCCCGGAGCTTCCCGTGACCGACGCCGTGCTCACACAAGGTCAGCTCATCGGGCTGCTGCAGGAGCACGCACGCGCTGGCGACACGATCGTCGCGGCGGCTGGCGGGCCCCCCGGTGACCTGCAGAAGGTGTGGGATGCGACTGGCGGCCGCGCCGCCCACCTCGAATTCGGCTTCTCCTGCATGGGCTACGAGCTGCCGGCTGCGATGGGGACGCGGCTCGCGGATCCGGATCCCCACCATCGCGTCACCGCATTCATCGGCGATGGCACCTTCATCATGATGCCGACCGAAATCGTGACTGCGGCGCAGGAGGGCATCCCGTTCACGGTGGTGATCTCGGAAAACCACGGCTACCAGGTGATCCGGCGGCTGCAGATGTGGCGCACCGGCGAGCAGTTCGGGAACGAGTTCCGCTACCGCGAGGGGGAAGTGCCGGCCGGGCTTGCGAATTCGCGGGCTGAGGGTCTGGCAGGAGACTACCTCCGGATCGATCTCGTGCAGATTGCCGCAGGTCTCGGCGCTGAGGTGCGCAGGCCGATGACCGCGGATGAGGTGCGCGGTGCGTTGAATGAAACGCGCGATATCCGTGGCCCGGTCGTGATTGTCGTACCGACGATTCCCCACGCCGATCTGCCATCCTCTGACGTGTGGTGGGATGTCTCACCGGCCGAAGTGTACGAGCGCGTTGACACCTCTGAGAAGCTCGCCGAGTACGGTCTCGGTCTCGCCCAGCAGCGGTGGCACGGATGA
- a CDS encoding HpcH/HpaI aldolase/citrate lyase family protein, whose protein sequence is MSGRETRQSQPGPLIPGRSLRQRFLAGEPTIGTFLGLGSVAAAEVCAAAGLDWVLVDLEHGGGAEGQIGEIVAAAGAYGAATLVRVEQPERIRIGRALDAGAAGIMFPRISSAAEAVAARTHQLYPPEGDRGVASYNRAARWALDTQALDHSNEQTIGIVQIETRGAMAELDAIAATPGADVLFIGPQDLSYALGVPRQFDHPVFQAALDHVLAACRTHGKVAGILANDRAAIERYRERGFGFLAVGSDATLLAAAVRGAIPEGLGVPW, encoded by the coding sequence ATGAGCGGGCGGGAGACGCGGCAGAGTCAGCCGGGCCCGCTTATCCCGGGCAGGTCGCTGCGACAGCGGTTCCTCGCAGGCGAGCCGACGATCGGCACCTTCCTGGGGCTCGGCTCGGTGGCGGCCGCGGAAGTGTGCGCGGCGGCCGGTCTCGACTGGGTGCTCGTGGATCTCGAACACGGTGGCGGCGCTGAGGGCCAGATCGGTGAGATCGTGGCCGCCGCTGGCGCATACGGTGCGGCGACGCTTGTTCGTGTAGAGCAGCCGGAGCGGATCCGGATCGGTCGTGCGCTTGATGCCGGGGCTGCTGGGATCATGTTTCCGCGTATTTCGAGTGCTGCGGAAGCCGTCGCGGCGCGCACGCACCAGCTCTACCCGCCCGAGGGCGACCGTGGGGTGGCGAGCTACAACCGAGCGGCTCGCTGGGCACTCGACACGCAGGCGTTGGACCACTCGAACGAGCAGACGATCGGGATCGTGCAGATCGAAACCCGCGGTGCCATGGCCGAGCTCGATGCGATCGCAGCGACCCCGGGCGCCGATGTCCTGTTCATCGGGCCGCAGGATCTGAGCTACGCGCTCGGCGTCCCGCGTCAGTTTGATCACCCTGTATTCCAGGCGGCGCTCGATCACGTGCTCGCGGCCTGCCGCACACACGGCAAGGTCGCTGGGATCTTGGCGAACGATCGCGCCGCCATTGAGCGCTACCGCGAGCGCGGTTTTGGCTTCCTCGCTGTGGGCTCAGATGCCACACTGCTCGCGGCCGCAGTGCGTGGCGCGATCCCCGAAGGGCTCGGGGTCCCGTGGTGA